Proteins from a single region of Lysinibacillus sp. JNUCC-52:
- a CDS encoding ABC transporter ATP-binding protein translates to MDNTTTKEVPIKNWRRFVGLVKQAQPPMLLLIIALCMSIATTGVGFIVPLFTKKLVDGFSLQSLNYWQIILLGIAFIVQAIASGLSIYFLNRVGHQVVAKLRDQLWRKLLHLPIPYYDDNDTGETLSRVTNDTAVVKELITEHLANCLTGVISIVGSVIILLFLDWKMTLVMLIAVPLAMIILMLLGKRMFVISKGMQDETAKFTAILNQVLPETRLVKASNAENIEYERGKKGITNLFTFGLKEAKIHALISPLISFILMSVLVAIIGYGGVRVSSGELTAGDMVAFILYLIQIIMPMTQLTMFFTQLQKAMGATERISALLEHEEENIYDGQQLNSVQEPIHVRNVDFAYGEEPILSNINFTIEPGKVTAIVGPSGGGKTTTFALLERYYQPTNGSITLGDTPINTFSLHSWRNQIGYVAQESALLSGTIRENICYGIARDVSDEELERVAKMAYADQFINELPDKFNTEVGERGIKLSGGQRQRISIARALLRNPQILMLDEATSSLDSNSEIYVQKALDNLMQGRTTLVIAHRLSTVVDADQILFIEKGHITGCGTHDTLFETHDMYREFAKQQLRIKD, encoded by the coding sequence ATGGATAACACAACTACTAAAGAAGTACCAATAAAAAATTGGCGGCGCTTTGTGGGGCTTGTAAAACAGGCGCAGCCACCGATGCTCTTGTTAATAATCGCTTTATGTATGAGTATAGCGACCACTGGCGTAGGATTTATCGTGCCACTATTCACTAAAAAATTAGTGGACGGCTTTTCATTACAATCTCTTAATTATTGGCAAATTATTTTACTAGGAATAGCTTTTATCGTGCAAGCCATCGCGAGCGGACTTTCCATTTATTTTTTAAATCGCGTTGGTCATCAGGTTGTAGCAAAATTGAGAGATCAATTATGGCGCAAATTGCTCCATTTACCAATCCCTTATTATGATGATAACGATACTGGTGAGACGTTAAGTCGTGTAACAAATGACACAGCTGTAGTAAAAGAGCTAATAACCGAACATCTGGCAAATTGTTTAACAGGCGTTATTTCGATTGTCGGTTCTGTCATCATTCTATTATTTTTAGATTGGAAAATGACCTTAGTCATGCTCATTGCTGTCCCACTCGCGATGATTATTTTAATGTTATTAGGAAAGCGTATGTTTGTCATTTCAAAAGGTATGCAAGATGAAACCGCTAAATTTACCGCTATTCTCAATCAAGTGTTACCTGAAACACGTTTAGTAAAAGCTTCAAATGCTGAGAACATTGAATATGAACGAGGAAAAAAAGGCATTACTAATCTATTTACATTCGGTCTAAAAGAAGCTAAAATCCATGCACTGATTTCACCTTTAATTTCATTCATACTAATGAGTGTCCTAGTAGCAATCATTGGCTATGGCGGAGTTCGTGTTTCATCTGGTGAACTTACAGCTGGTGATATGGTTGCTTTTATTTTATATTTAATTCAAATCATTATGCCTATGACGCAATTAACAATGTTCTTTACCCAGCTACAAAAAGCTATGGGTGCTACAGAACGAATCAGTGCATTACTTGAGCATGAAGAAGAAAACATTTATGATGGCCAACAATTAAATTCTGTACAAGAACCGATTCATGTCCGAAATGTAGACTTTGCCTATGGTGAAGAGCCTATTTTATCGAACATCAACTTTACAATTGAGCCTGGTAAGGTCACTGCCATTGTTGGGCCGAGTGGCGGAGGGAAAACGACGACTTTTGCGCTGTTAGAACGCTACTATCAACCGACAAATGGCTCAATTACATTAGGCGATACACCTATTAATACATTTTCTCTTCATTCATGGAGAAATCAAATTGGCTATGTTGCACAAGAAAGTGCGCTTCTATCAGGAACGATTCGTGAAAATATTTGTTATGGTATTGCGAGAGACGTTTCAGACGAGGAACTTGAACGTGTAGCAAAAATGGCCTACGCTGATCAATTTATCAATGAACTGCCAGATAAATTTAACACCGAGGTCGGCGAACGAGGCATAAAGCTTTCAGGTGGACAACGACAACGCATTTCGATTGCCAGAGCTTTGTTACGTAATCCACAAATTTTAATGCTAGATGAAGCGACTTCTAGCCTTGATAGTAATTCAGAAATTTACGTACAAAAAGCATTGGATAATTTAATGCAAGGACGTACAACACTCGTAATCGCTCACCGACTTTCTACTGTCGTAGATGCAGACCAAATTTTATTTATCGAGAAAGGTCATATTACAGGCTGCGGGACACATGATACATTATTTGAAACACACGATATGTATAGAGAGTTTGCTAAACAACAATTGCGCATTAAAGATTAA
- a CDS encoding response regulator transcription factor, translating into MTKLLVVDDDDHIRELIKVFLQNEGFDVIEALDGVDALSKLDAEKVDMVIMDIMMPNMDGWQLCKEIRTFNSDLPILMLTAKGETAQKVKGFNLGTDDYLVKPFEPVELIVRVKSILKRYRIALSQTIEIGNVKMNRHTYEVLYDGESITLRLKEFDLLFTLASYAGKTFSREQLIEEIWGFDYEGDERTVDVHIKRLRERFPEEKSGFTIRTIRGLGYRLELAL; encoded by the coding sequence ATGACAAAACTATTAGTCGTGGATGATGATGACCATATTAGAGAATTAATAAAAGTATTTTTACAAAATGAAGGTTTTGATGTTATTGAAGCATTGGACGGTGTGGATGCACTGTCCAAATTGGATGCAGAAAAAGTCGACATGGTGATTATGGACATTATGATGCCTAATATGGACGGTTGGCAATTATGCAAGGAAATTCGAACATTCAATAGTGATTTACCGATCTTGATGTTAACGGCAAAAGGTGAAACCGCTCAGAAAGTGAAAGGATTTAATTTAGGAACAGACGATTATTTAGTCAAACCTTTTGAGCCTGTTGAATTGATTGTACGCGTTAAATCTATTTTAAAACGGTATCGTATTGCGCTCTCTCAAACGATTGAAATTGGAAATGTTAAAATGAATCGCCATACATATGAAGTATTGTATGACGGTGAAAGCATCACGTTGCGCCTAAAAGAATTCGACCTTTTATTTACATTAGCAAGTTATGCGGGCAAAACATTTTCTCGCGAGCAGCTTATTGAAGAAATTTGGGGATTTGACTATGAGGGTGATGAGCGTACGGTAGATGTTCATATTAAAAGGTTGCGTGAACGATTTCCTGAAGAAAAAAGTGGCTTCACCATTCGTACGATTCGTGGACTTGGCTATCGCTTGGAATTAGCACTATGA
- a CDS encoding HAMP domain-containing sensor histidine kinase produces the protein MKYWKFFFKLLMIFIMFLLANIVFAFISFHVTSWLFQRVDIHLQGFWRQLTTVLGVFVLFACTAACIFLIGLKRQRNYWDTIVDAIGRMAKGDFNVQLDKMSDDENDHFGQLISGINHMAVELGELERMRQEFISNVSHEIQSPLTSINGFAKALKNMDLSEEKRQHYLAIIEMESHRLSKISDNLLKLTSLESQHHPFEPKYYRLDKQLRNVVLALEPNWLEKQIDIDIQLQNITIMADEDLMNQVWMNVLSNSIKFTHKNGQIRILMTAHHDKVTVSICDNGIGLTDEQQKHIFERFYKADQSRIATNGGSGLGLSIVKKIIDIHHGTITVKSKLAEQTKFLITLPLDKVTAEKEEHRM, from the coding sequence ATGAAGTATTGGAAATTTTTCTTTAAGCTTCTAATGATTTTTATTATGTTCCTTCTAGCCAATATAGTATTTGCCTTTATTTCCTTCCACGTAACTTCTTGGCTCTTTCAGCGGGTGGACATACATCTGCAAGGATTTTGGCGACAATTAACGACGGTTCTCGGTGTATTTGTACTATTTGCCTGCACCGCAGCTTGCATTTTTTTAATCGGTTTAAAAAGACAGCGCAATTATTGGGATACGATTGTTGATGCTATTGGACGAATGGCTAAAGGGGATTTCAATGTACAGTTAGACAAAATGTCAGATGATGAAAATGATCATTTTGGCCAACTAATTAGTGGGATCAATCATATGGCGGTCGAATTAGGCGAATTAGAGCGTATGCGCCAAGAATTTATTTCAAATGTATCACACGAAATTCAATCTCCCCTGACATCCATAAATGGTTTTGCAAAGGCATTAAAAAATATGGATTTATCTGAAGAGAAACGTCAGCACTATTTAGCCATTATTGAAATGGAAAGTCACCGTCTATCAAAAATCAGTGATAATTTATTAAAACTAACGTCCTTAGAATCACAGCATCATCCATTTGAACCGAAGTACTATCGACTAGATAAACAGTTGCGCAATGTTGTGTTAGCCTTAGAGCCAAATTGGTTAGAAAAACAAATTGATATTGATATTCAATTACAAAACATAACGATTATGGCTGATGAGGACTTAATGAACCAAGTATGGATGAATGTACTCAGTAACAGCATCAAATTTACACACAAAAATGGCCAAATCCGTATTTTGATGACCGCCCACCATGATAAAGTTACGGTAAGCATTTGTGATAACGGTATTGGCTTAACGGATGAACAGCAAAAGCACATTTTTGAACGTTTTTATAAAGCAGACCAATCGAGAATCGCTACAAATGGAGGTAGCGGACTAGGACTATCCATAGTAAAAAAAATTATTGATATACATCATGGTACGATTACTGTCAAAAGTAAACTTGCTGAACAAACGAAATTTTTAATCACACTCCCTTTAGATAAAGTTACGGCAGAGAAGGAAGAGCATAGGATGTGA
- a CDS encoding NAD(P)H-dependent oxidoreductase: MKTLIIYTYPNHQSLNYSFLQEVVKGCKENPYINELQVVDLYKEKFDPILHFNEHRRRRDMYRDPNLEKYREQITWADKIVFVYPIWWGRPPAMLLGYIDQLFASNFAYRDKKGLFPDGLLKGKSVVCVSTMKGPTNYPLLWLNNAHKVLMRKALFNFVGIKKVKFFEFGNMESKKGGQQKKLAKVYQYFRQVAY; this comes from the coding sequence ATGAAAACATTAATTATTTATACGTATCCAAATCATCAAAGTTTGAATTATTCCTTTTTGCAGGAAGTTGTGAAAGGATGCAAAGAAAATCCGTACATAAATGAATTACAAGTCGTTGATTTATATAAAGAAAAATTTGATCCGATTTTACACTTTAATGAACATAGACGACGTCGTGATATGTATCGTGATCCAAACTTAGAAAAATATAGGGAACAAATAACTTGGGCAGATAAAATTGTGTTTGTCTATCCGATTTGGTGGGGAAGACCGCCAGCAATGCTGTTAGGCTATATTGATCAATTATTCGCCTCCAATTTTGCTTATAGAGATAAGAAGGGTTTGTTTCCCGATGGACTTTTAAAAGGGAAGTCAGTCGTTTGTGTTTCGACAATGAAAGGCCCGACAAATTATCCACTATTATGGTTGAATAATGCACATAAAGTATTGATGAGAAAGGCTTTATTTAATTTTGTAGGAATTAAGAAAGTGAAGTTTTTTGAATTTGGGAATATGGAAAGTAAAAAGGGAGGACAACAAAAAAAGTTAGCAAAAGTATATCAATATTTTCGACAAGTAGCTTACTAG
- a CDS encoding MarR family winged helix-turn-helix transcriptional regulator encodes MDKNALFNQFVTFTASVHQVTNELTQNVKTEAITPVQYKILEYIKVSQPVTTTEISDCQQMSLPNTSRELKKLQEKNLIEKISDTEDRRKHYVRLTEDGEQMMDEAFRCIEVRFQHLIQDVSEEDLEEIKHALDILQQKVFKQQGKL; translated from the coding sequence TTGGACAAGAATGCATTATTCAATCAATTTGTGACATTTACAGCAAGCGTCCATCAAGTAACAAATGAGTTAACACAAAACGTTAAAACGGAAGCCATAACTCCTGTTCAATATAAAATTCTTGAATATATAAAAGTAAGCCAGCCTGTTACGACTACTGAAATTAGTGATTGTCAGCAAATGTCGTTACCGAATACAAGTCGAGAGCTTAAGAAACTACAAGAGAAAAATTTAATTGAAAAAATTAGTGATACAGAGGATCGTAGAAAACATTATGTGCGCCTCACCGAAGATGGGGAACAAATGATGGATGAGGCATTTCGATGTATTGAAGTCCGTTTTCAACACCTTATTCAAGATGTTTCAGAAGAAGATTTAGAAGAAATTAAGCACGCATTAGATATTTTGCAGCAGAAGGTTTTTAAACAACAAGGTAAGCTTTAA
- a CDS encoding YqcI/YcgG family protein, producing MGAVVDKKWLDQHLTSLPLWQQNAFKDFSTMIADEANTFPCIPARTGFLSNQLRFSFIGDPRELQSAKALADCLKEYGQCARSAGKYTSHAIFFETPQDMLENYEVEDYRDLFWTVLNNITAFDEKEWPTEIPSDPSVHTWEFCFNGEPYFVFCATPAHQLRKSRHFATLLMAFQPRWVFEDINDTTVLGQKLKRLIRKRIDLYDEIPGHPDLKWYGQKDNHEWKQYFLSDDEHSPSKCPFLRGHLPLTFSKQRNN from the coding sequence GTGGGAGCAGTTGTAGATAAAAAATGGCTTGATCAGCATTTAACTTCCCTACCATTATGGCAACAGAATGCATTTAAAGATTTTTCTACAATGATTGCAGATGAAGCGAATACCTTTCCCTGTATTCCTGCCAGAACAGGTTTCTTATCGAATCAACTTCGCTTCAGCTTTATCGGAGATCCCCGAGAGTTACAATCAGCTAAAGCGTTAGCAGATTGCTTAAAGGAATATGGACAGTGCGCTCGATCTGCTGGCAAATATACTTCACATGCTATTTTCTTTGAAACGCCACAGGATATGCTAGAAAATTATGAGGTAGAGGATTATAGAGACCTATTTTGGACAGTGTTAAACAACATTACCGCATTTGACGAGAAAGAATGGCCTACAGAAATTCCCTCCGATCCATCTGTTCATACATGGGAATTTTGTTTTAATGGCGAGCCTTATTTTGTATTTTGTGCAACACCTGCCCACCAACTTCGAAAAAGTCGCCATTTTGCAACATTGCTTATGGCCTTTCAGCCACGCTGGGTATTTGAGGACATTAATGATACAACTGTATTAGGTCAAAAATTAAAAAGGCTAATAAGAAAGCGCATCGATTTATATGACGAAATCCCTGGTCATCCAGACTTAAAATGGTACGGGCAAAAGGACAATCATGAATGGAAACAATATTTTTTAAGCGATGATGAGCATAGTCCATCAAAATGTCCCTTTTTACGGGGGCATCTTCCATTAACTTTTTCAAAACAGAGAAATAATTAA
- a CDS encoding amino acid permease, translating to MESKTSKGQMSWWQLSLLGVGCTLGTGFFLGTSMAIAKSGPAILIPFILAAIGTYLVYDALVKMSVANPDKGSFRTYAKQAFGNWAGFSNGWVYLISEILIMASQLMALGIFTQFWFPALPLWMTAAGFGALGLLILLTGMKGFEKFQNIFGAMKAAAVVMFIVVAVILLIKGINSEPKQVDALIANFQGFFSEGIKGIWLGLLYAFFAFGGIEVMGLLVIDLKDPQQAPKAGKVMIVMLTTIYVIALVGALALVQWETFIIDESPFITALADFHLPYVADIITGILIIAGFSTMVASLYAVVTILTALAEDHDAPALLAKKGKLKVPFPAFLFLTIGLIMTIVIGFLIPEKIFEYLITAAGLMLIYNWLFILVTYAKLMTLTKWQHVKNVVGMLLIAVTVSGTLGDKTSRFGFYISLLFIVIIAVATFIVMKKRSNKSSV from the coding sequence ATGGAGTCTAAAACTAGCAAAGGCCAAATGTCTTGGTGGCAGTTGTCCCTATTAGGTGTCGGTTGTACATTAGGGACAGGTTTTTTTCTAGGTACAAGTATGGCAATTGCTAAAAGTGGACCTGCTATTTTAATTCCATTTATATTAGCAGCCATTGGAACATACCTTGTTTATGATGCACTTGTGAAAATGTCTGTTGCCAATCCAGATAAAGGATCATTTCGTACTTATGCTAAACAAGCATTTGGCAATTGGGCTGGTTTTAGTAATGGGTGGGTATATTTGATTTCGGAAATATTAATTATGGCAAGTCAATTAATGGCATTGGGGATTTTTACTCAATTTTGGTTTCCTGCATTACCGCTATGGATGACTGCAGCTGGATTCGGCGCACTTGGCTTGCTTATTTTACTTACTGGAATGAAAGGCTTTGAAAAGTTTCAAAATATATTTGGGGCGATGAAGGCAGCTGCTGTCGTGATGTTTATCGTAGTGGCTGTCATCCTACTAATAAAAGGGATAAATAGTGAACCTAAGCAAGTAGATGCTTTAATAGCGAACTTTCAAGGCTTCTTTTCTGAAGGGATAAAGGGGATATGGCTTGGTCTACTGTATGCATTTTTTGCTTTTGGCGGTATAGAAGTGATGGGCCTCTTAGTCATTGATTTAAAAGATCCACAGCAGGCACCGAAAGCTGGAAAAGTGATGATTGTGATGTTGACTACAATCTACGTCATTGCACTCGTAGGTGCGCTTGCATTAGTACAGTGGGAAACATTCATAATAGATGAAAGCCCGTTCATTACAGCTCTTGCAGATTTTCACTTACCATATGTAGCAGATATAATAACAGGCATTTTAATTATTGCTGGATTTTCGACCATGGTAGCTTCTTTATATGCAGTAGTTACGATATTAACGGCTTTAGCGGAAGATCATGATGCCCCGGCACTATTAGCGAAAAAAGGAAAACTGAAAGTGCCATTCCCGGCATTTCTTTTTTTAACAATTGGTTTAATAATGACGATTGTGATAGGGTTCCTAATTCCTGAAAAGATTTTTGAATATTTAATAACAGCAGCAGGTTTAATGTTAATTTACAATTGGCTTTTTATTTTGGTCACTTATGCAAAGCTTATGACATTAACGAAGTGGCAACATGTAAAAAATGTAGTTGGGATGCTACTTATAGCGGTTACAGTTTCGGGTACATTAGGTGATAAAACAAGCAGATTCGGTTTTTACATAAGCCTGCTTTTTATCGTCATCATTGCTGTTGCGACATTTATTGTTATGAAAAAACGGAGCAACAAAAGCTCCGTTTAA
- a CDS encoding arginine deiminase family protein: protein MYSIQPSCWSEHGELTAVMLCAPSCLDVPDLKTAENVQWSAPVLHARAMENFMELKGTLQHAGVKVIDYSTELQGEAKQLSEQLLNRYFVRDLACVFGNQMLPGEAGSSIRRPEYGHAHALLEKWFPKNFQASKETGDVLEFGDVMVLNKDAVLINIGVRTSKQGVDRVKEKLFEAGFAEIGIIDLPRSSDTLHLDMNCNVANEDVVIAKSFMRYFPVYVMTACSTRFDMAEQFFNRHGFEVYWLEKYNTIPDINFLNLNPETLLVSKKATKQQFKNHPLLQKKNIVEIEVTELEKGGGGIRCMTLPLVRKL, encoded by the coding sequence ATGTATTCAATACAACCGAGTTGTTGGTCAGAGCATGGAGAGCTTACGGCTGTTATGCTTTGTGCGCCTTCTTGCTTAGATGTGCCCGATTTAAAAACAGCTGAAAACGTACAATGGAGCGCACCTGTTTTACATGCACGAGCAATGGAGAACTTTATGGAGCTAAAAGGTACTTTACAACATGCGGGTGTGAAAGTAATTGATTACTCAACGGAACTGCAAGGGGAAGCGAAGCAACTAAGCGAACAGCTTCTAAATCGTTATTTTGTGCGTGATCTCGCATGTGTATTTGGCAATCAAATGCTGCCAGGCGAAGCAGGTAGTTCTATTAGACGCCCTGAATATGGACATGCTCATGCATTACTTGAAAAGTGGTTTCCTAAAAACTTTCAGGCATCAAAGGAAACTGGCGATGTATTAGAGTTTGGAGATGTGATGGTATTGAATAAGGATGCAGTACTTATCAATATTGGCGTTCGGACATCGAAACAAGGTGTGGATCGTGTGAAGGAAAAACTATTTGAAGCTGGTTTTGCTGAAATTGGCATTATTGATTTGCCTCGAAGCTCTGACACACTCCACTTAGATATGAATTGTAATGTTGCAAACGAAGATGTTGTGATAGCCAAAAGCTTTATGCGATATTTTCCTGTGTATGTGATGACCGCATGTTCAACTCGCTTTGATATGGCAGAGCAATTTTTTAATCGTCATGGCTTTGAGGTCTATTGGTTAGAAAAATATAATACGATTCCTGATATTAATTTTTTAAATTTAAATCCCGAGACATTGTTAGTTAGTAAAAAAGCTACAAAACAGCAATTTAAAAACCATCCACTATTACAAAAGAAAAATATAGTGGAAATCGAAGTGACAGAACTTGAAAAAGGCGGCGGTGGTATTCGCTGTATGACCTTACCATTGGTGCGGAAATTGTAA
- the splB gene encoding spore photoproduct lyase, with protein MRKPFTPQLVYFEPDALDYPLGKELKEKFEKLGVEIRYTTSHNQVRNLPGDNDLQKYRIAKSTLVVGIRKTLKFDTSKPSAEYAIPFATGCMGHCHYCYLQTTMGSKPYIRTYVNVDEILEAADHYIAERAPEITRFEASCTSDIVGIDHLTHTLKRAIEHFGQSEHGLLRFVTKFHYVDHLLDAKHNGRTRFRFSVNADYVIKNFEPGTSPLDLRIEAAGKVARAGYPLGFIVAPIYLHEGWEEGYYHMFERLDAELPQDVRDDITFEFIQHRFTKPAKRVIEKNYPMTKLELDETARRYKWGKYGIGKYIYQKEEEEDIKEHLYGYMKKFFPNAKLEYFT; from the coding sequence ATGAGAAAACCATTTACTCCTCAGCTCGTTTATTTTGAGCCTGATGCGCTGGATTATCCACTAGGAAAAGAATTAAAAGAGAAATTTGAGAAGCTTGGTGTGGAAATCCGTTATACGACTTCTCATAATCAGGTGCGGAATCTCCCAGGTGACAATGATTTGCAAAAATATCGTATAGCTAAGTCAACGCTCGTTGTTGGGATACGAAAGACACTCAAATTTGATACATCTAAACCGTCAGCTGAATATGCTATTCCGTTCGCAACTGGATGTATGGGGCACTGTCATTATTGTTATTTACAAACAACGATGGGCAGTAAACCATATATTCGTACGTATGTGAATGTCGATGAAATTCTGGAAGCAGCAGATCACTATATCGCAGAACGAGCTCCTGAAATAACACGATTTGAAGCATCTTGTACGTCAGATATTGTAGGGATTGATCATTTAACACATACATTGAAAAGAGCCATTGAGCATTTTGGACAAAGTGAACATGGGTTGTTGCGATTTGTAACGAAATTCCATTATGTCGACCATTTGTTAGATGCTAAGCATAATGGTAGGACGAGGTTTCGTTTTAGTGTAAATGCGGATTATGTCATAAAAAACTTTGAGCCAGGTACATCTCCATTAGACTTACGTATTGAAGCGGCTGGAAAAGTAGCGAGGGCGGGATATCCGCTCGGCTTTATTGTCGCTCCAATTTATCTTCATGAAGGCTGGGAGGAAGGTTACTATCATATGTTTGAACGTCTTGATGCTGAATTACCGCAAGATGTACGGGATGATATTACCTTTGAATTTATTCAGCACCGTTTTACAAAGCCCGCGAAAAGAGTTATTGAAAAAAATTATCCAATGACGAAATTAGAATTGGATGAAACAGCTAGAAGGTACAAGTGGGGCAAATATGGAATTGGCAAATATATTTATCAAAAAGAGGAAGAGGAAGACATTAAAGAACATCTTTATGGTTACATGAAGAAATTTTTCCCAAATGCGAAGCTAGAATATTTTACGTAA
- a CDS encoding transcriptional regulator SplA domain-containing protein, whose product MQTYNAGDIVYIFYRNPHIQDVTNIQEAAVVNNPENPNELALFLFETYYPLTNDFVIFKSEMDAEQAYHQYFH is encoded by the coding sequence ATGCAAACTTATAATGCAGGAGATATTGTTTATATTTTTTATCGCAATCCACATATTCAAGATGTAACGAATATACAGGAGGCTGCAGTCGTGAATAATCCAGAAAATCCAAATGAATTAGCGTTATTTCTATTTGAGACGTATTATCCATTAACGAATGACTTTGTCATTTTTAAAAGTGAAATGGATGCGGAGCAAGCGTATCATCAATATTTTCATTAA
- a CDS encoding helix-turn-helix domain-containing protein, whose amino-acid sequence MKISEFAICTGISKDTIRYYEKINLLQPEIKNNHRKYNEHHIEIISIILKLKQSGFLLQEIKLLFEWTENTNQHNKLTKVEIDNLLQLKRLFQNKYEQIVQKEKEIVQIKQVLERANSKLEQLLEKNEM is encoded by the coding sequence ATGAAAATAAGTGAATTTGCAATCTGTACTGGTATTAGTAAGGATACAATTCGTTATTATGAAAAAATAAATCTATTACAACCCGAAATAAAAAATAATCATCGTAAGTATAATGAGCATCACATCGAGATTATTAGTATAATCCTTAAGCTCAAACAATCTGGTTTTTTACTTCAGGAAATTAAATTGCTTTTCGAATGGACTGAAAATACGAATCAACATAATAAATTGACCAAAGTAGAAATCGACAATCTTCTACAATTAAAAAGATTATTTCAAAATAAATATGAACAAATTGTTCAAAAAGAAAAAGAGATTGTACAAATAAAACAAGTATTAGAGCGTGCCAACAGTAAACTGGAGCAGCTCTTAGAAAAGAATGAAATGTAG
- a CDS encoding ECF transporter S component — MQKTINYSHARTFDLILSAMLIALVFVATLTLNIKLPIKANGGLVHLGTGMLFTASILFGSKKGAIAGAIGMGLFDVVSGWMLWAPITFVARGLQGYIVGKIAWSNGRNGHSIAFNLFAMIISVPFMIAVYYVGEAILYANWVAPLTSIPGDLVQNILGMIVAIPVCILLKKTPIFK, encoded by the coding sequence ATGCAAAAAACAATAAACTATTCACATGCACGAACTTTTGATCTTATTCTATCCGCAATGTTAATTGCACTTGTGTTCGTGGCAACACTCACATTAAATATTAAACTACCTATTAAAGCGAATGGTGGATTAGTTCATCTTGGGACAGGCATGCTCTTTACGGCATCTATTCTTTTTGGTTCAAAAAAAGGAGCGATTGCAGGTGCAATTGGCATGGGTTTATTTGACGTCGTTTCTGGCTGGATGTTGTGGGCACCTATTACATTTGTGGCTCGTGGCTTGCAGGGCTATATCGTAGGAAAAATCGCTTGGTCGAACGGACGCAATGGACATAGTATTGCCTTCAATCTTTTTGCAATGATTATTTCAGTTCCATTCATGATAGCTGTTTATTATGTTGGTGAAGCTATTTTATATGCCAACTGGGTTGCACCGTTGACATCGATTCCTGGAGACTTAGTACAAAATATTCTCGGGATGATTGTAGCAATACCAGTTTGTATTTTATTGAAAAAAACACCGATTTTTAAATAA
- a CDS encoding QueT transporter family protein, which produces MNTSIVKDSSRTSVRELTKVALVAALYVAVTVVLSVISFGAVQLRLSEMFNYLALYNKRYVVAVTLGVIVANFMSPTWILDVPIGGIATCLVLILCRSVTKNIKSDSWKMVITALIFALSMFTVAGQLTILYDLPFWATWFTVGVGELLSMTVGGVTIHLLNKKIDLSK; this is translated from the coding sequence TTGAATACATCTATTGTAAAAGATTCATCGCGTACTTCTGTAAGGGAACTTACAAAGGTAGCACTGGTCGCAGCCTTGTATGTGGCTGTAACTGTAGTATTGTCAGTTATTAGCTTTGGTGCAGTCCAACTACGTCTATCAGAGATGTTCAACTATTTGGCACTGTACAATAAACGTTACGTTGTAGCAGTAACACTAGGCGTTATCGTAGCAAATTTTATGTCACCGACTTGGATACTTGATGTACCTATAGGTGGTATTGCAACATGTCTAGTATTAATTCTTTGTCGATCAGTAACGAAAAATATTAAAAGTGATAGTTGGAAAATGGTGATTACAGCATTGATTTTTGCCTTATCAATGTTCACTGTGGCAGGCCAATTAACCATTCTATATGATTTACCATTTTGGGCGACTTGGTTTACTGTTGGAGTCGGTGAGTTATTATCAATGACTGTCGGCGGTGTGACGATTCACTTATTAAATAAAAAAATAGATCTTTCAAAATAA